In Patulibacter sp. SYSU D01012, a single window of DNA contains:
- a CDS encoding FAD-dependent oxidoreductase: MQEQREAGAPGVDGAETDVLIVGGGPTGLAAAIELGRRGVSCVLAERRDAPSPHPRASVVNGRTMELCRSWGIAEGVMAHAMVPTPDLGVTWTTRLAGRQIGRLPLLDDQERLLRDLAASPVLPAICAQDRFEPLLRARAARESTVDLRFGWTATDVVDHGDAVSAVLRAAGGEEQAVRARWVVAADGSRSPLRDAVGIGLEGPEAVSEQVNVLLDADLTPLVEGRQSVLFYVVAPDATGFLIALDGRRRWLLNVPRALVPTLDAAGCLPVARRAIGDERVDVTVVSVAAWTVTAQVAERYRRGRVLLAGDAAHRFPHTGGFGMNTGVQDAHNLAWKLAAVLDGSAGEALLDSYDAERRPVGTFNRDQSLRNARGIAATGVPFADETFDVAAVEDDSPAGEAVRARIAAAIPAQRPHFVFRGQELGFRYDGSPAVVPDGSCEPPAGVEEYRPSGAPGARAPHLWVERGGAPCSTLDLWDGRWTLAAGPDGAAWIAAGADAARARPDVGLALVRHGVDVAGDAAAFTAALGVGADGAVLVRPDGHVGWRASGPPGPDGAAVLVAALDQILARPHRPRSPA, encoded by the coding sequence ATGCAAGAACAGCGAGAGGCCGGGGCGCCCGGCGTCGATGGCGCCGAGACCGACGTCCTGATCGTCGGCGGCGGCCCGACCGGCCTGGCCGCGGCGATCGAGCTCGGCCGGCGCGGCGTCTCGTGCGTGCTCGCCGAGCGGCGCGACGCGCCGAGCCCGCACCCCCGGGCGTCCGTCGTCAACGGCCGCACGATGGAGCTGTGCCGCAGCTGGGGGATCGCCGAGGGGGTGATGGCCCACGCGATGGTCCCCACGCCGGATCTGGGCGTCACGTGGACGACCCGGCTGGCCGGGCGGCAGATCGGCCGCCTGCCGCTGCTCGACGACCAGGAGCGGCTGCTGCGCGACCTGGCGGCGAGCCCCGTCCTGCCGGCGATCTGCGCGCAGGACCGCTTCGAGCCGCTGCTGCGGGCCCGCGCGGCGCGCGAGTCGACGGTGGACCTGCGCTTCGGCTGGACCGCGACGGACGTCGTCGACCACGGGGACGCGGTGTCCGCCGTGCTGCGCGCGGCGGGCGGCGAGGAGCAGGCGGTGCGCGCCCGCTGGGTCGTGGCGGCCGACGGCTCGCGCAGCCCGCTCCGCGACGCCGTCGGCATCGGCCTGGAGGGCCCGGAGGCCGTGTCGGAGCAGGTCAACGTCCTCCTCGATGCCGACCTGACGCCCCTGGTCGAGGGCCGCCAGAGCGTGCTCTTCTACGTCGTCGCTCCGGACGCCACCGGCTTCCTGATCGCGCTCGACGGCCGGCGGCGCTGGCTGCTCAACGTGCCCCGCGCCCTGGTGCCGACCCTGGACGCGGCCGGCTGCCTGCCCGTCGCCCGGCGGGCGATCGGGGACGAGCGCGTCGACGTGACGGTCGTGTCCGTCGCGGCGTGGACCGTCACCGCGCAGGTCGCCGAGCGCTACCGCCGCGGCCGCGTCCTGCTGGCGGGCGACGCCGCGCACCGGTTCCCGCACACGGGCGGCTTCGGGATGAACACCGGCGTGCAGGACGCCCACAACCTGGCCTGGAAGCTCGCGGCCGTCCTCGACGGGAGCGCGGGGGAGGCCCTGCTGGACAGCTACGACGCCGAGCGACGGCCCGTCGGCACGTTCAACCGCGACCAGAGCCTGCGCAACGCCCGAGGGATCGCGGCCACCGGCGTGCCCTTCGCCGACGAGACGTTCGACGTGGCGGCCGTCGAGGACGACAGCCCGGCCGGCGAGGCGGTGCGGGCCCGGATCGCGGCGGCGATCCCGGCGCAGCGCCCGCACTTCGTCTTCCGCGGCCAGGAGCTGGGGTTCCGCTACGACGGGTCGCCCGCGGTCGTCCCCGACGGCTCGTGCGAGCCGCCCGCCGGGGTGGAGGAGTACCGCCCGAGCGGCGCCCCGGGCGCCCGCGCCCCGCACCTGTGGGTGGAGCGCGGCGGCGCGCCGTGCTCGACGCTCGACCTGTGGGACGGCCGCTGGACGCTGGCGGCCGGCCCCGACGGCGCGGCGTGGATCGCGGCCGGGGCGGACGCCGCTCGCGCCCGCCCCGACGTCGGCCTGGCGCTCGTCCGGCACGGCGTCGACGTCGCCGGCGACGCCGCGGCGTTCACGGCCGCGCTCGGCGTCGGCGCCGACGGCGCCGTGCTCGTCCGTCCCGACGGCCACGTCGGCTGGCGCGCGTCCGGGCCGCCGGGCCCGGACGGCGCCGCCGTGCTCGTCGCCGCCCTCGACCAGATCCTCGCCCGCCCCCACCGACCCCGGAGTCCCGCATGA
- a CDS encoding VOC family protein has protein sequence MTTLHRPAFHHVNLKTTRLQEMIDWYGLVVGAEVTYQYELGAWLTNDEANHRIALLSFPNFRDDPGRDEHAGMHHVAFEYDAFEALDDSYLRLREHGIVPELCLDHGVTFSYYYVDPDGNRVELQVDGFGDWATSKRWMATSEDFRRDPLGALMDPARVAADRAAGRTFAEIRETARRGGYAPEQA, from the coding sequence ATGACCACGCTGCACCGCCCGGCGTTCCACCACGTCAACCTCAAGACGACGCGCCTGCAGGAGATGATCGACTGGTACGGCCTGGTCGTCGGCGCAGAGGTCACCTACCAGTACGAGCTGGGGGCGTGGCTGACCAACGACGAGGCCAACCACCGCATCGCGCTGCTGTCGTTCCCGAACTTCCGCGACGACCCGGGCCGCGACGAGCACGCCGGGATGCACCACGTGGCGTTCGAGTACGACGCGTTCGAGGCGCTCGACGACTCGTACCTGCGGCTGCGCGAGCACGGGATCGTGCCCGAGCTGTGCCTGGACCACGGCGTGACGTTCTCGTACTACTACGTCGACCCGGACGGCAACCGCGTCGAGCTGCAGGTGGACGGCTTCGGGGACTGGGCCACGTCGAAGCGCTGGATGGCGACGTCGGAGGACTTCCGCCGCGACCCGCTCGGCGCGCTGATGGACCCCGCGCGCGTGGCCGCGGACCGCGCCGCGGGCCGGACCTTCGCCGAGATCCGCGAGACGGCCCGCCGCGGCGGCTACGCCCCGGAGCAGGCGTGA
- a CDS encoding TetR/AcrR family transcriptional regulator, producing MAPRPDRHARRRETTRAKLLAATRTLIARQGADATRIQEITDEADVGFGSFYNHFESKDAIVEAVLAETVAAQAAEVERVAGELDDAAEVIAAAHRSFVRRAADDPDWGWLLLRLDVSHNVLRTALGPYALNDLRRGVASGRLRVADEALALYGMGGLLLASMRAVLDGAAPPDAAERHAEGVLRLLGLDPAEAHEVAHRPLPAPAAAAAAG from the coding sequence ATGGCCCCACGTCCCGACCGGCACGCGCGGCGTCGCGAGACCACCCGCGCCAAGCTGCTCGCCGCGACGCGGACGCTGATCGCCCGACAGGGCGCGGACGCCACGCGGATCCAGGAGATCACCGACGAGGCGGACGTCGGGTTCGGGTCCTTCTACAACCACTTCGAGAGCAAGGACGCGATCGTCGAGGCCGTCCTGGCCGAGACCGTCGCCGCCCAGGCCGCCGAGGTCGAGCGGGTCGCCGGCGAGCTCGACGACGCGGCCGAGGTCATCGCGGCCGCGCACCGCAGCTTCGTCCGCCGCGCCGCCGACGACCCCGACTGGGGCTGGCTGCTGCTGCGGCTCGACGTCTCGCACAACGTGCTCCGCACGGCCCTGGGCCCGTACGCGCTGAACGACCTGCGCCGCGGCGTGGCGTCGGGGCGGCTGCGGGTCGCGGACGAGGCGCTCGCGCTCTACGGCATGGGCGGCCTCCTGCTGGCCTCGATGCGCGCGGTCCTCGACGGCGCCGCGCCGCCCGACGCCGCCGAGCGGCACGCCGAGGGCGTGCTGCGCCTGCTGGGGCTCGACCCCGCCGAGGCGCACGAGGTCGCCCACCGACCGCTCCCGGCGCCGGCCGCCGCAGCGGCCGCCGGCTGA